The Entelurus aequoreus isolate RoL-2023_Sb linkage group LG04, RoL_Eaeq_v1.1, whole genome shotgun sequence nucleotide sequence CGATCGAGGCTTCACTGTTTAATCGCCTTGAAAGTTTTCCCAAAGTTGGCCATAAAGAAAGTCACCTCCTGCAGGAGCTTGCAGACCTTCTCCAAGAGCTCGAGGCGGCGAAAGATGAAGGGTATCTGCCAGGCCTCAGCTTTCTCGACACCTCAAGAGGAATAAACCCAATTGTGGAAAAGCTCCCTGGCGGCCTGCAGGAGGCGTGGGTCAGAGAAGGGTCAAGATATAAAAAAGATCACAAAGCTCACTACCCACCTTTCTCCTATTTTGTCCAGTTTGTCAACAACCACGCAGAAATGAGAACAGACCCCAGCTTCATCCTGCAAAGCTGCGGCTCTACACACATGAAAGCAGAAAGGACACTAGTGAGACAGACACGCTTCAAAGTCCCAGTCACAACAAACAAAACACAGGTCGGTGCGGCTAACAATGAACCAAAAGCTGCCCCTCTTGACCCCAATAAACAGTGTCCAGTGCACAAGAAACCACATTCTCTCACCAAATGTAGAGGATTCAGAATGAAGGCATTGGATGAGAGGAGAAGTTTGCTTAAGGAGCTGTCAATCTGCTACAAGTGTCTCTCATCAACAGAGCACAGAGCTAAAGACTGTAGAGCTACCATTCACTGTGTGGAGTGCAACAGTGATTCACACACCTCTGCCATGCATGCTGGGCCACCCCCATGGACAGATACAGGCCCTGGCATCCCACCATTGGCCCATGGCGGGGAGCCGGATACCCAAAGCCCCACAGTGACCACATCTAGCTGCACTGAGGTATGTGGACAGGGACTACAGGGAAAGTCCTGTTCTAAAATTTGCCTGGTGAATGTGTACCCCTGCTCAGCCcccaatgaaaaaagaaaaacgtacGCGATCTTAGATGATCAGAGTAATGTGTCATTAGCTCGGTCCCGCTTTTTTGACATGTTCAACCTGCATGGTGAGGCCCTCCCTTACACAATGAAAACGTGCTCAGGAACAGTAAACACACAAGGGCGAAGAGCTCATGGCTTTGTCATCGAGGGCATAAATGGAAAAGTGTCAATAACACTACCCATACTCACTGAGTGTAACCAGATCCCAGACAACAGAAGTGAGATACCCACTCCTGAAGCTGCTGCAGCACATCCTCACCTCTCTCAAGTAGCCACACAAATACCGCCACTTGATCCATCAGCTGACATTCTTCTCCTGCTGGGCAGAGATGTGATTCAGGCTCACAAGGTCCGCCGCCAGATAAACGGCCCAAACGAAGCTCCTTACGCCCAACAGCTTGATCTCGGGTGGGTAATTATTGGAGATGTCTGCCTCTCAGGAGCTCACAGACCCACGGTGAACTCCTACAAGACAAACTTACTTGATAACGGCCGCCCCAGTTTCCTCTCTCCCTGTGAAAACAGAATCTACACAAAGGTAAAGTTCACAGAAGAAAATCCCCTGTTTGAGAACATGCAACCCAAAGATGAGCTGAGCAAACACATCTTTAAGCAAACAGCAGATGATGACAAACTGGCACTCTCTACAGAAGATGAGTCGTTCCTGAATGTTATGCACCATGGGTTTGTTAAAGATGAGGCTAATAACTGGGTCGCTCCCCTCCCGTTCCGTCATCCCCGACTCCGCTTGCCTAACAATAGAGAGCAGGCACTCACCCGCCTCATGTCTCTACGCAAGACACTAAAGAGAAAGCCGGAAATGAAAGGGCATTTCGTGGAGTTTATGAAGAAGACATTCAACAAAGGACACGCAGAAAAGGCCCCTCTTCTTAAACCCCACCAAGAATGTTGGTATCTCCCAAGCTTTGGCATTTACCACCCACAAAAGCCAGGTAAAAATCAGAATCGTTTTCGATTCAAGTGCCCAGTGTGAGAATGTATCGCTTAATCAAGTGCTGCTCAAAGGCCCAGATCTTAACAACGGCCTTGTAGGTGTGCTTCTCCGTTTCAGAGGTGAACCATATGCTGTGATGGCTGATGTGGAGCAGATGTTTCACAACTTTATGGTCAGGGAAGACCATCGTGATTACCTGCGCTTTCTCTGGTTCCGCGACCACGACCTGGATGGAGAAGTGGACGAGTTTCGGATGACAGTTCACGTGTTTGGAAACTGTCCATCTCCCTCAGTCGCCATCTATGGACTCAAGAGAACTGCTGTGGAGGGAGAGAGTGAGTACGGCAGCGAGGTGAGGAAATTCATTGAGCACCATTTTTATGTAGACGACGGGCTAAAGTCATTCGCCTCTGAGGACGAGGCAATCGACATCCTCACCAGAGCACAGAAAATGCTAGCTCAATCGAACATCCGTCTCCACAAGATTTCATCTAACAGTCCTGTTGTCACCAGCACATTCCCAGGAGAAGATCTCGCTACAGGTCTGCAGGGTCTTGAGCTCGGACAGGATGCACCACCCATGCAATACAGCCTCGGACTGGGCTGGAACTTGTCCACTGACCAGTTGTCGTTTCGAGTAGAGATCACTGACAAGCCCTTCACCAAGCGTGGTGTGTTATCAGTCATCAACAGTTTGTATGACCCGCTTGGGTTCGCTGCGCCAGTGAGCATTGAAGGACGCTCCATCCTGAGAGAGATCTCCAAAAACATCAGTGAATGGGATACTCCTCTACCTAAGGAGCAACAAGACAAGTGGCAGAGATGGAAAGACGCTCTACAGCACTTGGAACAGCTCAAGATCTCACGTATGTATACGTCCATTTCACTGTCCAAAGCACAGAGAAAGGATATACATGTGTTTTGTGATGCATCCACAAAAGCAGTCGGAGCTGTCGCCTACTTGAAACTCACCACTGCTGATGGACACAGTGACGGGGGCTTTCTCCTCGGCAAAGCCAGGCTAGCTCCAAAACCAGACATCACCATTCCCAGATTAGAGCTGTGTGCCGCAGTGCTGGCTGTCGAAGTAGCAGACATGGTCCAAGAAGAGCTCGACTTTACGTTTGATGAAGTCAGCTTCTACACAGATTCTAAAGTAGTACTCGGCTACATTTTCAATGACAAGAGACGCttttatgtgtatgtacataaccGCGTTGAACGCATCAGGCGCTCCACTCAGGCTCACCAATGGCGTTATGTGCCCACACATTTAAACCCAGCTGACCATGCCACACGTGGACTGCCTGCTGAACATCTTTCCCACTCTACATGGCTCAGTGGCCCTCCCTTCCTCACTGACTCAGGCCTAGGTCAAACACAGGAAATGCCCTTTGACCTCATTAACCCCGAACATGACACTGAGCTGCGTCCAGAGGTTGTATCCTGTGCTACCTCCCTCTCTAAAAGCACTCTCTGGGCAGCAAGGTTCGAAAGATTCTCCAGCTGGACCCGCCTGTTAAAGACTATCGCCAGGCTACGCCACATCGTCACATGTTTTAAGGCTGCATCTGAGAGCAGATGCCATGGATGGCACAAGTGTGACAAGAACATTACTGAAGACCAGCTCCAGCAGGCTAAAGCCATCATCATTCGTGCAGTGCAAAGTGAGGTGTACGCAGATGACATCAGGCACGTGGAACGTGGTGAGTCTGTCTCCAAGAAAAGCCCACTTAGCAAACTGAACCCAGTAATGGACAGTAACATGGTCTTACGAGTTGGAGGTCGGCTGACTAAGGCTCAACTCACAGCAGACGAAACACACCCTATACTCCTCCCCAGTAAACACCACGTCACTCAGCTCATAATCAGACAATTTCATTCACAAGTACGCCACCAGGGCAGACACTTCTCCGAAGGTGCTATCAGAGCTGCTGGTTTCTGGATAGTGGGCGGGAAAAGAGCAGTCAGCAGTGTTGTTTTTAACTGTGTTACATGTCGCAGATTGAGAGGCAAACAACAAGAACAGATCATGTCAGACCTACCAGAAGACAGAATGTGCACAGACCCTCCTTTTACAGGTGTTGGCCTAGATGTTTTTGGCCCTTGGCCCGTCACAGTCAGGAAAACACGTGCAGGTCAGGCAGAAGCAAAGAGATGGGCGGTAATCTTCACCTGCATGAGTACTCGGGCCATCCACATTGAAGTGATAGAGTCAATGGACACTTCGTCATTCATTAATGCGCTGTGACGCTTCTTCGCCATCAGAGGCGCTGCCAAGCTGCTCAGATCAGACTGTGGCACAAACTTTGTGAGTGCTTGCAGAGAACTTCACATTGACAAAAAGGGctgtcacaatgacaaaatcaacaCCTATCTTGGAAACAGTGGTTGTGAGTGGCATTTTAATCCCCCACACGCTTCCCACATGGCTGGATCATGGGAGCGCATGATCGGCGTCAGTCGACGGATTCTGGACGCAATGCTGCTGCAGCACGGAAAGGCCAAGCTCACACATGAAGTACTGGTGACGTTCATGTCGGAAGTGACTGCTATTGTTAATGCAAGGCCGCTTACAGCAGTTTCCACTGACCCAGAGCATCCTGAGATTCTCACTCCTGCCATGCTTCTCACGCAAAAGGCAGCCACCCCTCAGTCATCCCAGGTCACTTTGATGACCGTGACCTGTTCAGAGCACAATGGAGACGTGTACAGTATCTGGCCAATCTCTTCTGGGGACGATGGAAGAGAGAATTCCTCAGTGACCTGCAACCTCGTCGCAAATGGAGAACACCTAAACCCAACCTACAAGAAGGAGATGTCATCCTGCTAAAAGATGGGCAAGAGCACAGGAACGACTGGCCCCTTGGTGTTGTTGCAAAGACCTTTCCCAGTCAGGATGAAAGGGTCAGGAAGATCCAAGTCAAGATAACCCGCAACGGTGAACAGAGACTGTACTTGAGACCTATCAGTGAGGTCATCCTGCTGGTTCCGAGGAACCACACATAAAGGACCCCTCATATCCTTTGAAAAACAGTGGGTGTGGGTTAGTATGACATCCTGTTGATGTCAGACGGGGAGTATTCTGTCCCTCAGTcttgtgttattattttactccTTTTCTGGAGGTTTATTTTCTTACAGAGCTAAGCTTCTTCAGTCTACAGCTTATCTGGTTAATGTTCCTGTAAGAGAATCTAGTGATTGTGAGTTTGTGGTTGATcttacactgccatctagtggcgcaTGTTGGAACCAGGAAGTGCGTTGAGCAGAAGTTAAGAAGTGCAGCAGAGTCCATAAACATGTCGCTCCTGCGTCGAGTGTGTCTTCTTCCTCTACTTTTGCGCTTGTTAAAGGCATAAACTGTAAGTTAAATCATATATGCTCTATTAAGAATGTTTATTTGCGCATTCACTTTGCGCTTCGTGTTATTCAAGGCGCTACGCTATTCACTCTCTAAAGCTGATGTTATCATTTAGCATTGTTGTTGCTAGTCAAAATACTATGTATTGTTAATGTTAAGACCTCTAGTTGGTTATTTTGCACACAGAAATAAGTGTGAATGTATGTTTTTTACACAGAAACTGATGTTGTTTATTCTGTTTCTCTGTCACAGTTTTACAAAGTAAAATGGATCAGTAAACTCAAGACTGCTTCACGAGTGGTTACTGAAGCCATATGTTTAGCTCGCTGCATAAGTTAAAGCCCTTAGCTGAAGGCAGAagataatgcttaaaccaaaaataaacaaaagttgagtgccTGTTATGTATCAggaggagttgacggcacagaaccacaaggggacAGTaaagctctatgtatttattatatataaatactatatatatatattgatcaaACACTAATATACAAAATCAACtggagaatggagtgtgaccaaaAACCCAAGAGTGTGTAAGACTAAGTGTAGGAATTAATTGCTGAGTGTTACCAGAGTGATGAGTGAGGAAGCGGACAAATCTAAAGGGGCTGGGCaaagaaggtccgtgtccaagcgggaggtcgagatccaagaggagtgaagtgaagtgaagtgaattatatttatatatcgcttttctctagtgactcaaagcacttttatatagtgaaacccaatatctcagttacatttaagccagtgtgggtggcactgggagcaggtgggtaaagtgtcttgcccaaggacacaacggcagtgactaggatggctgaagcggggatcgaacctggaaccctcaagttgctggcacggccactctaccaaccgagccataccgccccGAGGTATAGCGaaaaggcagtccgggaagcagggggagaaacgaggaatgacgagacgcacagctcgacacgtggaacaaaggcagactgcaggaaggacGACAAGGGAAAACGTGAGACCATACAAACACGACGGTGGAGAACACAGAGAGCGAAGCAAGGTTTGCATAGAGCAGGATGATAGCTTACAGGATATCAACAGAAGGTTAAGTTCTGGCGAcggatagcaggttgagcaggctcttgaaggcaggacctctcattagcgccaggtgcgtagattgccggtgttgtaccgaaatctgttacccatcggaatttgtaactccaggggacgatgttcccatggcgtttgtttgatggttaaacggcaagcccaaagaggaggagaagaagaacgcttgcataaatggcgtaaactatccttaatgctgaaacatcagttgtcagaatttcagcattaataaattacacatattctggaaatcaatgacttactttcattatagtatgagtccattgtatcagctgttgattctctctcacacacatacattttccgaaactgacgtttcagcattaaggatagtttacgccatttatgcgatacaatggactcatactataatgaaagtaagtcattgatttccaaaatatgtgtaatttattaattctgaaattctgacaactgacgtttcagcattaaggatagtttacgccatttacgcaagcgttcttcttctcctcctccttgggcttgccgtttaaccatcaaacaaacgccatgggtaattccgatgggtaacagatttcggtacaacaccggcgattgattgcagctgctcgcTGACGCCggtcaaataatatatatatatatatatatatatatatatatattttttttccataaagaaatacaatcgtgtgcttacggactgtatccctgcagactgtattgatctatattgatatataatgtatatatcgtgttttttatgttgatttaataaaaaataaaattaaaaaattttttttttttttttttcttgtgcggcccggtaccggtggttggggacccctgccctaacccACACAAAAATGGTAAAAATGTTAACAATTGTGCAAAAATTCTATCATATTTGGTTTAACCACTGGGTGTCGCTGTTTCCCATCCAAAAGTGCACCATTTATATGATTGAAACAAACCCTCTCTCGCTCTGTTCTTCCACGTTTAGTAACCTGACACCCAGAAGGGGAGCCTGCCTGCCAAGATGCAGCCTAGAGGTCTCGCAGAGAGCCGACAATCTGCCGGAGTGCTCACACCAAGGCAAGTCGAGCAGGAGTCACCGTGCACGGACCGCAGCGCCGCAGAGGAGCCGCCGCACGTCCGCCAAGAACTTCCGATGTTCGATGGCTGACTTTGAGTGTCGCCTTGTAATGTGAGGAGCAGATGATGAAGACTTTTAGCGGCAAAAACAACCAGAACCTTCTTCTCGTTCACGTCAGGAACGTCAAGAAGTTGTTCGCCTCTCTGCCTTGGTGCTTCCCCCTCAGAGCTTACGTCTTCTGCATGGGGACACTGCTGTTCTTCTGCCTGGCCTCCCTCTTGTACCAGCTCAACGGAGAACCCCCCAGAATCCTGCTGGACATCAGACAATATATTGGTaggaacttcttctttttctcccgtTTTTCTTGTTTCGTGTGGCTCTGCTGGCAGTGCTAAAATACTCACTGCACACTCTCACTTTCCCCCTGCAGTGTGTGTAAAACTACCACTTTCACACAATTACACAACCATGTGTCTCAAACTACCACTTTTACACAACCTTGTGTCTAaaactagatttttttttacactaccaTGTGTCTAAAACTACCACTTTTGCACTACCGTGTGTCTAAAACTACCACTTTTGCACTACCATGTGTCTAAAACTACCACGTTTGCACTACCTTATGTCTAAAACTAACACGTTTGCACTACCGTGTGTCTAAAACTACTACTTTTACACTACCATGTGTCTAAAactagattttttttacactaccaTGTGTCTAAAGCTACCACGTTTGCACTACCATGtgtctaaaacaggggtcggcaacctttaccactcaaagagctattttggcaagtttcacaaattaaagaaaataatgggagccacaaaaaaaattaagatgaaaaacaccgcatacaaagcttaaacgccttgtgctatgttaaccaggggtctccgacacacgcaccggcacgcactttaatgtggaaatttgatgttagtgcggcgtgagggtgtgatgacactgcttttggcaccctctacagcctgcccaaacagcgtacctgctcgaccacatccagaatgcagtttcagcttgctcacgtaagtgacagcaaggcgtactacctcagcagccacacatcttacactgacggtaccaatacccagaatcccatgcagccctaactcttccgctcaaccaacgcacggagagggtgggggggttgatgtgtggggggatttagtggcagcgggggtgtataatctagaccggaagagttagggctgcatgggattctgggtattggttgtgttgtgtttatgttgtgttacggtgggatgttctccagaaatgtgtttttcattcttttttggtgtgggttcacagtgtggcgcatatttgtaacgtaacaatgttaaagttgtttgatacggataccgtcagtgtaagctgtgtggctgatgactaagtatgctttgctgtctcctatgtgtgcaagaaaaaacaaaacatacaacatgtggccgggatggcatgctgtttgtaaacgctatagaggacaattactgcagtgcaattagggcactccctttatttagtaattagagtgtaaataggattatattttccctgggagtaatcaatgagagacactgagaaCCATAAATCTCCTGCGAAAATCGGggaggtcggcaagtatgtagctgagccgcatcagagtggtcaaagagccgcatgcggctccgcgggttgccgacccctggtctaaaactACCACTTTTGCACTACTGTGTGTCTAAAACTACCACATTTGCACTTCCATGTGTCTAAAACTACCACTTTTGCACTACCATGTGTCTAAAACTACCACTTTTGCACTACCATGTGTCTAAAACTACCACTTTTGCACAACCATGTGTCTAAAACTACCACTTTTGCACTACAATCTGTCTAAAACTACCACTTTTACACTACCATGTGTCTAAAACTACCACTTTTACACTACTATGTGTCTAAAACTACCATTTTTACACAATTACACAACCACGTGTCTCAAACTAccacagtctaccccagggcagctgtggctacgaaagtagcttaccaccaccaggtgtgaatgattgatgggttcagaaaaacatgtaaagcgactttgggtacttagaaaaacgctatataaatcccaggtattattattattattattttgtactaCCATGTGCCTATAACTACCACTTTTACACCACTATGTGTCTATAATTACCACTTTTACACAACCATGCATCTCAAACTACCACTTTTACACTACCATgtatagggttgcaaaattcagggaatattcaaagtgggaaactttccatgggaattaacgggaatatttaggaattaacgggaattaacctcttaaggcccaagctgtttgtttacatgttttttttttaaatttctctttgctattcgggcttattggaccctaattagaataaaaactaagaaccatctttttatatgatgtacttagtccataagtaacaaacgtgtacttcatgtttagtgacatgctaattcttatttttacacttttttttttccaaattccattgtatgttatactcttctgacaccaccagatagcagtataagtgtccacataagcggccataagaccccaattcagtagtgtacacaattttggaaataagagctaaaaggtgctgtccacgcatgtggccaactaagcctttattAATGGGAAAttcatgggaataaacattgaatgcaacatgctatatcttgcagcatgattattagctaaaacaacctgatttaatgcaaattcagtagaatttcaacccttcactgtgcattcctccatcacatgtgcagtgcttTCTtctatcacatgcacagataactaccagcatgctacacacaggGCTATTGAGGCCTCATTAGTACTTGAGCCCAAGGACTtaatccagtcaggtaagttttgatgatattactggggtgaatatatttgatctattgtatttaagtttaatagaggtgttgCTTTTTAACAattgcttttttttaacaattgcttgttactgtatgactgaaggctactccagcagacttccactcaagctagctagctgttcctgtacttgttaaatgattttggggccaatatctctagctagctaggtttatgtaccatcACAGTCTTATAATGAACCGAacatatttctccgttagccgtgatgctaattttctgtaTGTCAAATCCCattaatttatgctaacaacattagcgatccgaatttaccttttttgtgatctgtaaagttcaattagcaaatactaaatcagtagtttcctctgcctcctgttttgctagccattctgttgtcatacaacaaGAATGTAGgctatagtttgatttagcatgctgattgagtattcatttattcatctagcctatgtgtgcgtgcgtgtgtgtgtgtgtgtgtgcgtgcatgtgtgcgtgcgtgtgtgtgtgcgtgtgtgtgtgtgttatgtgtgttcttgtattgctttcttgagacatcaacaaggaaaactaccttccatatgaggaccggtgaacaagttaggactgaattcatggtcccaatacggaaaacaattgcatctaatagagagccaaatactagattttgtgaacattgctccaaagtcaggatattttgttgatttaatgtgcatacaaaagtaaacattgtgcaaaggcagcaatatatgataaaacaagacggcagctaatgaaggacttccctattcatcccagaaaaaacccgccaggtggacagctgattttacgacttccggtgctgacgtaagacaacccgcatcccatatgtgaccataggatgaacacatACATTATTGTACTAAGAATATAGTGGCCatcaacagttagcttctacagctgggttgcccaaagtgcggcacaggggccatctgtggtccataactcgtttgtcatcggctttAAGATtattacaaaaaactaaaaatagagatctcatttgcacccctggtggtgaaatgaaATTGaatatgcgccccctttggccaaaattaatttaaaaaaaaatatatatactgtatgtatatagagacatactgtaataacttgatgtaagtaatgaagattaaaaatgacaaaaaaattaaaattaataataactaaaagcttacattttttttatttgcatagtatgtatatattattaatgttgtaaatacaaatctttatatatctagaaaggctggtcctaaagaggtaggcattttggaggtctcaagaaggtaacaaatacaagaatgtgtgtgtgtgtgggtgtactaTATGCATGTTTTAACCTTATTTACACACTTATCTACCTTCCTCTGCCTTGTGTCATGTTTAAATAAAGGTAAGGATGTTGTGTGTATGTAAGAGAGGAGTCGCTTGGTTTGCCAGAGAGGGTTTCTCGCAGCGGGGTTGGTGTCGGCAACAGAGACTTTTTGTGGAAATTGTGGGCTTGAGGATGTCACTCAACATGCAGCTGGGGTGACGGTAACAGACCGTTGGTGATGATTTGACGTCTGTTGGGCTGCCCTTTCACCTCTGCTGTTGGTGCTGTGGTCTTCTGTCTTCTGCTGGCACTTCTCTATCGAAGCTGGGTGATATTGTACATCAAGTTGGGATGCTTCGAGGCTTAAACTTTTTCAATGACATCGTGTCGACTTTGGGGTTTTACGAATTTGTTGTcaattatgtgtttttttttattaccttaATCCCAAAAGGATTTTATTAGATCGAACTAAATGGGCTGTATTTGCCATTTTAAACTCAATTTCATAGGCCATTTTTCAACATCTGTAACGGATGCCATATAGTACCTTGTTTAAACCTCACTTTCCATgcctttttaaaggggaactgcgctttttatttttttattttgcctatcgttcacaatcattatgaaagacatgacaacagttcgatttttttttttaaggcattctaaatattaaaataaacgtaaataaacagCGGAgctaatgggagctcctctattccgcccataaaatccaataaaaaactatccaaaaagtgccaacaatactccatttaccacataactttcctccacaaggtcttatctttgtccatgtgatgtcagatgaaacaaaaattgagctgtttggccacaatacccagcaataagtttggaggagaaaaggtgaggcctttaatcccaggaacaccacacctaccgtcaagcatggtggtggtagtattatgctctgggcctgttttcctgccaatggaactggtgctttacagagagtacatgggacaatgaaaaaggaggattacctccaaattcttcaggacaacctaaaatcatcagcccagaggttgggtcttgggcgcagttggatgttccaacaggacaatgaccccaaacacacgtcaaaagtggtaaagaaatggctaaatcaggctagaattaatgttttagaatggccttcccaaagtcctgacttaaacgtgtggataatgctgaagaaacaagtccatgtcagaaaaccaacacatttagctgaactgcaccaattttgtcaagaggagtggtcaaaaattcaaccagaaacttgccagaggcttgtggatggctaccaaaagcgccttattgcagtgaaacttgctatGGGAcaattaaccaaatattaacattgctgtatgtatacttatgaccaagcagatttggtcacattttcagtagactcataataaattcataaaagaaccaaacttcatgaatgttttttgtgaccaacaagtatgtgctccagtcactctatcacaaaaaaataagagttgtagaaattattggaaactcaagacagccatgtaattatgttctttacaagtgtatgtaaacttttaaccacgactgtacattttgtgacttgaataacaaccaagtattactgatattgttattataagtgcttatgcagac carries:
- the LOC133649185 gene encoding uncharacterized protein LOC133649185, with the protein product MSNHGDTPPLSQLEVRSKCSSTSSRWSSVSLAAAKARANAEAASTRAEYAKRQIDMEVERARIEMEKTRLVATMNALKQEGEAKAALAAARVLEAAVLDQTELEEPPDIPTTTAMAAGRTQEYVNTHFHNDANVEDETKPDIEQKWDINNTNNVEPSRPTAMTHACEYTPSYRPIRQPEPPPFHSPNYTEAYNVPSPSLRQQTNVSDLAVLLSRRDLLTAGLTVFDNKPETYVAWKSMFHNATGDLNLKCCEELDLLTKWLSGESLQHALRIRAVLVSNPEAGLERLWQRLDRNYGSPEAIEASLFNRLESFPKVGHKESHLLQELADLLQELEAAKDEGYLPGLSFLDTSRGINPIVEKLPGGLQEAWVREGSRYKKDHKAHYPPFSYFVQFVNNHAEMRTDPSFILQSCGSTHMKAERTLVRQTRFKVPVTTNKTQVGAANNEPKAAPLDPNKQCPVHKKPHSLTKCRGFRMKALDERRSLLKELSICYKCLSSTEHRAKDCRATIHCVECNSDSHTSAMHAGPPPWTDTGPGIPPLAHGGEPDTQSPTVTTSSCTEVCGQGLQGKSCSKICLVNVYPCSAPNEKRKTYAILDDQSNVSLARSRFFDMFNLHGEALPYTMKTCSGTVNTQGRRAHGFVIEGINGKVSITLPILTECNQIPDNRSEIPTPEAAAAHPHLSQVATQIPPLDPSADILLLLGRDVIQAHKVRRQINGPNEAPYAQQLDLGWVIIGDVCLSGAHRPTVNSYKTNLLDNGRPSFLSPCENRIYTKVKFTEENPLFENMQPKDELSKHIFKQTADDDKLALSTEDESFLNVMHHGFVKDEANNWVAPLPFRHPRLRLPNNREQALTRLMSLRKTLKRKPEMKGHFVEFMKKTFNKGHAEKAPLLKPHQECWYLPSFGIYHPQKPGPDLNNGLVGVLLRFRGEPYAVMADVEQMFHNFMVREDHRDYLRFLWFRDHDLDGEVDEFRMTVHVFGNCPSPSVAIYGLKRTAVEGESEYGSEVRKFIEHHFYVDDGLKSFASEDEAIDILTRAQKMLAQSNIRLHKISSNSPVVTSTFPGEDLATGLQGLELGQDAPPMQYSLGLGWNLSTDQLSFRVEITDKPFTKRGVLSVINSLYDPLGFAAPVSIEGRSILREISKNISEWDTPLPKEQQDKWQRWKDALQHLEQLKISRMYTSISLSKAQRKDIHVFCDASTKAVGAVAYLKLTTADGHSDGGFLLGKARLAPKPDITIPRLELCAAVLAVEVADMVQEELDFTFDEVSFYTDSKVVLGYIFNDKRRFYVYVHNRVERIRRSTQAHQWRYVPTHLNPADHATRGLPAEHLSHSTWLSGPPFLTDSGLGQTQEMPFDLINPEHDTELRPEVVSCATSLSKSTLWAARFERFSSWTRLLKTIARLRHIVTCFKAASESRCHGWHKCDKNITEDQLQQAKAIIIRAVQSEVYADDIRHVERGESVSKKSPLSKLNPVMDSNMVLRVGGRLTKAQLTADETHPILLPSKHHVTQLIIRQFHSQVRHQGRHFSEGAIRAAGFWIVGGKRAVSSVVFNCVTCRRLRGKQQEQIMSDLPEDRMCTDPPFTGVGLDVFGPWPVTVRKTRAGQAEAKRWAVIFTCMSTRAIHIEVIEGAAKLLRSDCGTNFVSACRELHIDKKGCHNDKINTYLGNSGCEWHFNPPHASHMAGSWERMIGVSRRILDAMLLQHGKAKLTHEVLVTFMSEVTAIVNARPLTAVSTDPEHPEILTPAMLLTQKAATPQSSQYLANLFWGRWKREFLSDLQPRRKWRTPKPNLQEGDVILLKDGQEHRNDWPLGVVAKTFPSQDERVRKIQVKITRNGEQRLYLRPISEVILLVPRNHT